A window of Enoplosus armatus isolate fEnoArm2 chromosome 3, fEnoArm2.hap1, whole genome shotgun sequence contains these coding sequences:
- the LOC139283353 gene encoding probable G-protein coupled receptor: MEDNSSFVTPEYNDSTTIWAPMPSAPSRQLGTLPNPQTRFKDLAGIFFMVTLNVLALLANTAVLVVVIKAPHLRKFAFVCHLCAVDLLCAILLMPLGIVSSSPYFAGVVFTMLECQVYVFLNVILIAASIFTITAISVERYYYIVHPMRYEVKMTLKLTAAVIVMVWVAAAVLGLSTVFGWPSYGSLSSISASHCSLHWSHSDHRRVFAVIFSVACFCLPAVVIFAVYCNVYKVARVAARQHGPLPLWTNSQLKHRSDSINSQTTIITTRNAPRRIMRDRTFGGGKAALTLVVIVGQFLICWLPYFAFHLHLTLDATPKIPDDLEEAVTWLAYSSFAINPFFYGLLNRQIREELCKLRRCYSTRPVELAISSHEGSGHENFLQFLHRTSCTIETRASFATSSPRSTLDQTGQTGFRIPGQIPEEFS, from the coding sequence ATGGAGGACAACAGTTCATTTGTGACTCCTGAGTACAATGACAGCACCACCATTTGGGCACCGATGCCCTCAGCTCCCAGCAGACAGCTGGGCACCCTTCCCAACCCGCAGACACGTTTCAAGGACCTGGCAGGGATATTTTTCATGGTGACCCTGAATGTTCTGGCACTTCTGGCCAACACTGCTGTTCTGGTTGTTGTCATTAAAGCCCCTCATCTCAGGAAATTTGCCTTTGTGTGCCACCTGTGCGCAGTGGACCTGCTGTGTGCCATCTTGCTAATGCCTCTCGGGATTGTGTCCAGCTCTCCGTACTTTGCTGGCGTGGTGTTCACCATGCTGGAGTGCCAGGTCTATGTCTTCCTCAATGTAATCCTCATAGCTGCCTCTATCTTCACCATCACAGCCATCAGTGTGGAGCGTTACTACTACATTGTCCACCCCATGCGCTATGAGGTCAAGATGACACTGAAGCTGACTGCAGCTGTGATAGTGATGGTGTGGGTGGCTGCTGCCGTGCTGGGGTTGTCCACCGTGTTTGGGTGGCCGTCCTACGGCAGCCTGAGCTCCATCAGTGCTTCACACTGCTCGTTGCATTGGAGCCACAGTGACCACAGACGGGTCTTTGCTGTGATCTTTAGTGTCGCCtgtttctgcctgcctgctgttGTGATTTTTGCTGTCTATTGTAATGTGTACAAGGTGGCCCGTGTGGCTGCCCGCCAGCATGGACCTCTGCCCTTGTGGACAAACAGTCAACTGAAGCATCGCTCTGACTCAATAAACAGCCAGACTACCATCATCACAACCCGCAACGCCCCACGTAGGATTATGCGTGACCGGACCTTTGGTGGAGGCAAAGCCGCTCTCACTCTGGTGGTTATTGTTGGCCAGTTTCTGATCTGCTGGCTGCCTTACTTTGCCTTCCACCTCCACCTGACACTAGACGCAACGCCCAAGATTCCCGATGACTTGGAGGAAGCAGTAACCTGGCTAGCATATTCCTCCTTTGCTATTAACCCATTTTTTTATGGGCTTCTTAACCGGCAGATCAGGGAGGAACTTTGTAAGCTCCGGCGCTGCTACTCAACCCGGCCAGTGGAGCTGGCCATCTCCAGCCATGAGGGCTCAGGCCACGAGAACTTCCTGCAGTTCCTCCATAGGACCAGCTGCACAATAGAGACACGTGCAAGCTTTGCAACATCTAGTCCTAGAAGCACTCTGGATCAAACTGGGCAGACTGGTTTCAGGATACCAGGACAGATCCCAGAAGAGTTCAGTTAG